The Glycine soja cultivar W05 chromosome 3, ASM419377v2, whole genome shotgun sequence genome window below encodes:
- the LOC114406969 gene encoding mediator of RNA polymerase II transcription subunit 11-like, which translates to MDSQGQTTSLQRLQNVEKRIVKVLELAGGVMDELASPVGPRKDVVQNHCLEFMQLIKDIQVALRDEIKSACEYRPFEKCDYGSRIANEIFHKKVEFIMSQLDAIKQTVDEYHVAV; encoded by the exons ATGGATTCACAGGGCCAGACAACTTCATTGCAGAGACTTCAGAATGTAGAAAAG AGAATTGTGAAGGTTTTGGAGCTTGCAGGAGGAGTCATGGATGAGCTTGCAAGCCCTGTTGGTCCTAGGAAGGATGTGGTCCAAAACCACTGCCTTGAGTTCATGCAATTAATCAAG GACATTCAGGTTGCATTGCGTGATGAAATCAAAAGTGCTTGTGAATATCGTCCATTTGAGAAATGTGATTATGGTTCGAGAATAGCCAATGAGATTTTTCACAAGAAAGTGGAATTTATTATGTCCCAGTTGGATGCTATAAAACAAACTGTAGATGAGTATCATGTAGCAGTTTGA
- the LOC114406971 gene encoding uncharacterized protein LOC114406971 codes for MEPVPVLLYVSSDEEEEVPCLEENRGRNRIIDFDWVKEFLDISDEESNEVSKHEHKSKSNSSLISTPSVEDDDDCVVLDVDPESRVTTVDGDSPTESDELVVVGEKGQIACRDYPHPRHLCVIFPYSSTPHEKHCYQCYCYVCDSVAPCPKWVTGLLGMDHCHATDESETWRTRRKIFKLGKTAPLPSSTNYSTLSDVTNAQQNNILPFRVMSPYSMLPNQTSMSTATHTCSPVNSIPQNQSSSPITMRTCSSIHSSFQNQVSWPNNVPSIATNFTIPSGTNRGRYPESGSTLARNRYQSQSIPQHSLGNRAIQRVRQHGVSTLVPQFHSHTLFNGLGSVGVGSTMPMNHSTHDASGGFSNHVNLAQQFAGYHAATGFSNDNRTSYGQNAYVPQNLWYPNPCSQPNNLSSVSNYATAHETQVSYQSNGSQNFYAVQGNNAPSSNNVAGLSRNENVCGNVTQSGTTRQYSCQQKPHDVSLIESALKADRIEHSKQSIPYQQSSGSTNTCLGSVDDIKRWLFGDENSFLVGADDALASSSAPSGLGSVDDIKRWLFSDENTVPVGADDALASELNTPSPDLSTFDGGSFFDFESSWECRARV; via the exons ATGGAACCCGTGCCGGTTCTGTTGTATGTGAGTTCGGACGAAGAAGAGGAAGTGCCTTGTTTGGAAGAGAACAGAGGGAGGAACAGGATCATTGACTTTGACTGGGTGAAGGAGTTTCTTGACATTTCGGACGAGGAATCGAACGAGGTGAGCAAACATGAACACAAGTCGAAGTCGAATTCTTCTTTGATATCGACGCCAAGCGTGGAGGATGATGATGATTGCGTAGTTCTGGATGTTGATCCTGAAAGCCGAGTCACCACCGTGGATGGTGACTCGCCAACTGAGTCAGACGAGTTGGTTGTTGTTGGCGAGAAGGGTcag ATTGCATGCAGAGACTATCCTCATCCCCGGCATCTTTGTGTCATATTTCCTTATTCTTCCACCCCCCATGAGAAACACTGTTACCAG TGCTACTGTTATGTGTGTGATTCTGTAGCACCATGTCCGAAATGGGTCACTGGCCTTTTAGGTATGGATCATTGTCATGCAACCGATGAATCCGAGACATGGAGAACACGGAGGAAAATTTTCAAGCTGGGCAAGACTGCTCCATTACCGTCTTCAACCAATTATAGTACTTTGAGTGATGTCACGAATGCCCAACAGAACAATATTCTGCCTTTTCGTGTGATGTCTCCATATTCCATGTTGCCGAATCAGACATCAATGTCAACTGCAACACATACATGCTCCCCAGTCAATTCCATACCTCAAAATCAATCCTCTTCGCCAATTACAATGCGTACGTGCTCCTCGATACATTCTAGCTTCCAGAACCAGGTATCCTGGCCAAATAATGTCCCCTCCATTGCCACCAACTTTACAATCCCGTCTGGTACAAACCGTGGTAGATATCCAGAGTCAGGATCTACTTTGGCGAGAAACAGATACCAGTCTCAATCCATTCCACAGCACTCGCTAGGCAATCGTGCAATCCAAAGGGTGCGACAACATGGAGTTAGCACTTTAGTGCCTCAGTTCCATTCTCATACATTGTTTAACGGTTTAGGCAGTGTTGGTGTTGGGAGCACCATGCCAATGAACCATTCTACTCATGATGCTTCTGGTGGCTTCAGTAATCATGTGAATCTAGCACAGCAATTTGCCGGATATCATGCTGCAACAGGATTTTCAAATGATAACAGAACTTCTTACGGACAAAATGCTTATGTCCCCCAAAATTTATGGTACCCTAATCCTTGCTCTCAACCGAATAACCTCAGCTCTGTCAGCAATTACGCTACTGCTCATGAAACCCAAGTATCATACCAATCAAATGGTAGCCAGAATTTTTATGCTGTTCAAGGTAACAATGCTCCTTCAAGTAATAATGTGGCTGGTCTGAGTAGAAATGAAAATGTTTGTGGAAATGTAACCCAAAGTGGAACTACAAGGCAATATTCTTGCCAACAGAAACCTCATGATGTGAGTCTAATTGAATCTGCATTGAAGGCAGATAGGATTGAGCATAGCAAACAAAGCATTCCTTATCAGCAAAGTTCAGGATCTACGAACACCTGTCTTGGCTCAGTCGATGATATCAAGCGCTGGCTTTTTGGCGATGAAAACTCTTTCCTGGTTGGAGCCGATGATGCTTTAGCATCATCATCAGCTCCATCCGGTCTTGGCTCAGTCGATGATATCAAGCGCTGGCTTTTTAGCGATGAAAACACTGTCCCGGTTGGAGCTGATGATGCTTTGGCGTCTGAACTCAATACGCCATCTCCTGATCTTAGCACATTTGATGGGGGCTCATTCTTTGATTTTGAATCCTCTTGGGAATGTCGTGCTCGTGTCTAG